The DNA region ATACCACTTATAAGGAAGATTTACCTGTAAATGACCTTTTACTCAACCTAACAGGTAATATGCAACGCTATGTGTGGAGTATAAATGGTGTGCCATTATCTGAAACAGATAAGATTAAAATTAAAGGAGGAGAGGTTACCAGAATAACATTAAATAACTTAACAATGATGCATCACCCAATGCATCTTCACGGTCATTATTTTAGGGTTATTAATGAAAATGGAGAACGTTCACCTTTAAAGCATACGGTTAACGTGCCACCAATGCAAAAAGTGATTATTGAATTTTATAACGAAGAATATGGCGATTGGTTTTTTCATTGCCACGTATTATATCATATGATGGGTGGTATGGCACGAGTGTTTAGCTATGATACACCAAGGGATGAACGAATGAAGGATCATCCAGTAACAAAGCTAATAGAAGAAACCGACCATTATTATTCTTGGGGCTTGGCGCGTTTGGGTTCAAATTTTAATGAGCTAGCTCTTACATCGAGTAACATAAGAAATGAGTTCGGTTTACGTGCAGAATGGGATTATGATAAAAACACCGAAATTGAATTGAGTTATAATAGATATTTAAACGATTGGGTACGACTTTATGTTGGTGTAAATACCGAAACTTCAACCCCAAATTCTTACGATACATTCAATACTGTTGGGTTGGTTGGTATTAAGTACTTTACACCATACAGATTTAATGTAGATGTGAGTATGGATCATCAATTGCGGCCAAGAATACGACTTGACAGAGAGTTTCTAATTTTTCCAAGAATTTTTCTGGAAGGCGAATACGAATACAGAGCAGACTTCGGTTGGGTAAATGACATTGGAAGTAAATCGTATGAAGCAGAAACCCAGTGGTTGGTTGGTGCATCTTATATTATTTCCAGAAATTTTTCAATTCAAGGAAACTATAATAATCGATATGGCTGGGGTGGAGGTCTTTTGGTAAGATTTTAACCAACAAAAAAGGTGAAGTTACGACTCGCATGTGGAGTATTATATAAGGAGTCATTGTCTCCGTAATCCTCTTATATGTAAGTGTAAATGGCAATAAAATCATCGAGAAGAAGTCCGGAAGGCGTTTAGGATAGGCATCATGCCAATGGTAAAATTATCAAGGAAGAATACGAACAGAGTAAACGAATTACTAATTAAAACAAATAAAAAATGGACTATTACTTTAATAAAAAAATCAATAGAACCTTTGGAGAGGTTGTCGATAAAGTTACACAGCAATTAAAAGAAGAAGGTTTTGGGATACTTACGGAAATTGACGTAACAGAAACATTGAAGAAAAAACTAGATGTAGACTTTAAAAAGTATAAAATACTGGGTGCATGCAATCCACCTTATGCCCACAAAGCATTACAAGCTGAGGATAAAATCGGAACACTGTTGCCCTGTAATGTTATAGTGCAAGAAATTGGAGCAGGAGTTGTTGAAGTTGCTGCTGTGAACCCTATAGCATCTATGCAGGCTGTGGAGAATGAAAAATTAGAACAGATAGCAAGTGAAATCACGGCAAAATTGAAACACGTGATTGAAAAATTATAAAAAAATTAATCATACATACAAATTTAAATCAAAAACAAAATGAGTAAATTCAAATTAGTATTGGGAGTAGCTGCAATAGCACTTGTAACCTTAGCAGCAGTGTCTTGTAAAGATGCAAAAACAGACAAAAACAATTCTGCAGATCATCATTCGGAGATGAATGCGGGTGAAGACCACTCAAAAATGAACCACGATAATACCGACGCTTATCACGGTGGAGATAAAAAAGAAATGGCAATGGGCGGAGATGGTAATTCACAAACCATATTAAACCATTACTTCAATCTTAAAGACGCTCTAGTATCAGATGATAATACAAAAGCTAAGCAACTTGGTGGGACTTTGGCAAAAAGTCTAAAAGGTTTAAATGTTTCAGACTATTCAGAAGCTGAAAAATCTGAACTTAATGAAATTATCGAAGATGCTATAGAGCACGCTGAGCATATTTCAGAAAGTGCTATAGCGCATCAGCGCGAACATTTCAAAATACTGAGTAAAGATATCATTGATATGGTTGCCATCACTGGCACAGAGAATACCTTATACCAACAATTTTGCCCAATGTACGATGGGGGAAGTGCGTGGATAAGCATGAGCAAGGATATTAAAAATCCTTATTATGGAGACAAAATGTTGACCTGTGGAAAAGTGCAAAAGGAAATCAACTAAATGAAGATTTTAAAAATCATACTATTGGTTTTATTGGTGGCGTTCGTGGGCATACAGTTTATGCCCACAGAATGTAACCAAAGCGATGTTGTGCCACAAACAGATTTTATGGAGGTAAACCATGTGCCAGAGGGTATTCAAAAGCAGCTAAAGGTGTCGTGCTATGATTGCCATAGCAACAATACAAAATACCCTTGGTACAATACAATACAGCCCATTGCTTGGTTTTTAGAAGGGCATATTAAAGAAGGAAAAGGAGAACTAAATTTCAATGAATGGGGTTCTTATTCCAACCGACGGAAGAACAGTAAGTTGAAGTCAATAATCAGTCAAATAGAGGATAACAAAATGCCTTTAAAATCATATACTTTTATCCATAGTAATTCCATATTTACTAATACTGAAAAACAAGAAATTATCAAATATTTTAACCAACTAAAAGATAGTTTAAACTAAAATCTTTTTGGTAATGACACTTACATTATTTATAAAAAATATGGTTTGTAATCGTTGTAAAATGTCAATCCTTCAACTATTAAAAGATGAGGGCTTTGAGGTAAAAGCTATTCAGCTTGGTGAGATAATAGTAGAAGAACGTTCTGGTAATGATTATGTGAAACTCGAAAAACAACTAAACAATTTAGGTTTTGAGCTTATAAAAGACCCTTCAAAAGCTTTGGTCGAAAAAATTAAAGTAAGTCTTATTGAACATATTGAAAAGAACGATACGGATGTCATTCTCACTAAACTTGAAAGTGAAATTGGTAAAAGTTATTCCATATTGAGTAAAACGTTCAGTAAGTCAGAAGGCATAACATTGGAAAAATACCTCATAAACCTAAAAATTGAAAAAGTGAAGGAGCATATCCAGTTACGGGCACTCAATTTTTCAGAAATAGCTTATAGTCTTAATTATAAAAATAGTAGCCATTTGGCAAAACAGTTTAAGCGGGTAACCGGAATGTCTATGACAGATTATAAAAATTTACAAAATTGGAATAGAACACCCTTGGACAAAATTGTATAAACAATAACCATAATTGGAAAAACCAAAAGCAGTTGTAGCTTATAGTTTTGTGAATTAACCTTAAAAATCAAAACAATGAAACACACGTATCACATACACGGTATGACCTGCAACGGTTGTCGTAGTCACGTAGAGGAAACACTTTCAAAAGTAAAAGGTGTTTCCAAGGCGACGGTTAATCTCGAAACAGCGGAAGCCACAATTGAAATGGAGCAGCATATCTCTTTGGGAACATTTCAAAAAACATTAAAAGAAGATGGTGGAAGGTATAGCATTCACAATCAAGGAGAACATCACCATCATTCAGAACTCAAAAAGAAAAAGAAACTCAAAGGAAAAGGTAAAGGTACATTTTATTGCCCGATGCACTGCGAAGGAGATAAAACCTATGATAAACCAGGGGATTGCCCTGTTTGCGGAATGGATTTGGTAGAGGAACAAAATCTTTCAGCGTCAGCATCAGAGCAATGGACCTGTCCTATGCATCCAGAAATTGTTAAGGACGAATCAGGTTCGTGTCCCATCTGCGGAATGGATTTAGTACCCATGCAACCAGACCTTTCATCAGAAGAAAGGGCCTATAAAAAGCTATTAAAGAAGTTTTGGGTGGCCACAGTATTTACATTGCCCATATTCCTGATTGCCATGAGCGAAATGCTTCATGGTAATCCATTATACGATATTATGGAGCAGAAGTATTGGAATGGGGTACAGTTCGCATTATCAATTCCTGTAGTTTTTTATGCCACTTGGATGTTCTTTGAAAGGGCTTACCGAAGTATCAAAACGTGGAATCTCAATATGTTTACGCTTATTGGGATTGGTGCCGGTGTAGCATGGTTGTTTAGTGTTGTTGGGATGTTATTTCCAGACGTATTTCCGGCACAGTTTAAAACAGAATCAGGTGCAGTTCATGTGTATTTTGAAGCAGCAACGGTTATTTTAACCTTGGTGCTTTTAGGCCAGCTATTAGAAGCCCGTGCGCATAGCAAAACCAATTCAGCAGTAAAAGAGCTGTTGAAGTTAGCACCTAACAAAGCCATAAAAATTGTAGATGGTGAAGAGATTGAAGTCAGTATTGATGAGATAGAACTCAACGATACCCTTAAAGTAAAACCAGGTGATAAAATTCCTGTGGATGGTGTAATAACAGAAGGCGAAACAACAATTGACGAATCTATGATTACAGGAGAACCTATTCCTGTAAACAAATCAGAAGACGATAAAGTAAGTAGCGGAACCATTAATGGGAATCAATCATTCTTGATGAAAGCAGAAAAAGTAGGAAGTGATACCTTACTGTCACAAATCATTCATATGGTGAATGATGCCAGTAGAAGTCGTGCACCTATTCAAAATTTAGCAGATAAGGTGTCAGGTTATTTTGTGCCAGTTGTAGTTATCATATCGGTAATTACATTTATGGTATGGGCAATTTGGGGTCCAGAACCAGCTTATGTGTATGCATTGGTCAATGCAATCGCAGTTCTTATCATTGCGTGTCCTTGTGCTTTAGGTTTAGCAACACCAATGTCGGTAATGGT from Tamlana crocina includes:
- a CDS encoding DUF3347 domain-containing protein, with amino-acid sequence MSKFKLVLGVAAIALVTLAAVSCKDAKTDKNNSADHHSEMNAGEDHSKMNHDNTDAYHGGDKKEMAMGGDGNSQTILNHYFNLKDALVSDDNTKAKQLGGTLAKSLKGLNVSDYSEAEKSELNEIIEDAIEHAEHISESAIAHQREHFKILSKDIIDMVAITGTENTLYQQFCPMYDGGSAWISMSKDIKNPYYGDKMLTCGKVQKEIN
- a CDS encoding AraC family transcriptional regulator, coding for MSILQLLKDEGFEVKAIQLGEIIVEERSGNDYVKLEKQLNNLGFELIKDPSKALVEKIKVSLIEHIEKNDTDVILTKLESEIGKSYSILSKTFSKSEGITLEKYLINLKIEKVKEHIQLRALNFSEIAYSLNYKNSSHLAKQFKRVTGMSMTDYKNLQNWNRTPLDKIV
- a CDS encoding heavy metal translocating P-type ATPase; the encoded protein is MKHTYHIHGMTCNGCRSHVEETLSKVKGVSKATVNLETAEATIEMEQHISLGTFQKTLKEDGGRYSIHNQGEHHHHSELKKKKKLKGKGKGTFYCPMHCEGDKTYDKPGDCPVCGMDLVEEQNLSASASEQWTCPMHPEIVKDESGSCPICGMDLVPMQPDLSSEERAYKKLLKKFWVATVFTLPIFLIAMSEMLHGNPLYDIMEQKYWNGVQFALSIPVVFYATWMFFERAYRSIKTWNLNMFTLIGIGAGVAWLFSVVGMLFPDVFPAQFKTESGAVHVYFEAATVILTLVLLGQLLEARAHSKTNSAVKELLKLAPNKAIKIVDGEEIEVSIDEIELNDTLKVKPGDKIPVDGVITEGETTIDESMITGEPIPVNKSEDDKVSSGTINGNQSFLMKAEKVGSDTLLSQIIHMVNDASRSRAPIQNLADKVSGYFVPVVVIISVITFMVWAIWGPEPAYVYALVNAIAVLIIACPCALGLATPMSVMVGVGKGAQNGVLIKNAEALEKMDKVNTLIVDKTGTITDGKPTVETIGVFSDTLNEKELLQYIVSLNTNSEHPLAEATVKYGKEHNVEIVKSKNFSAVTGKGVEAIINDKKVALGNPKMMEHAKADITSKMKDEAKSYQKQGKTVSYLSLDETVVGYVVIGDKIKETSAKAIKVLQDKGIDVLMLTGDNHDTAQAVASELNLADFKASMLPEDKLKEVEKLQEKGKVVAMAGDGINDAPALAKSDVGIAMGTGTSVAIESAMITLVKGDLHGIVKAKNLSHSVMKNIKQNLFFALIYNTLGVPIAAGVLFPFFGILLSPMIAALAMSFSSVSVIANALRLRTIKI
- a CDS encoding DUF302 domain-containing protein; the protein is MDYYFNKKINRTFGEVVDKVTQQLKEEGFGILTEIDVTETLKKKLDVDFKKYKILGACNPPYAHKALQAEDKIGTLLPCNVIVQEIGAGVVEVAAVNPIASMQAVENEKLEQIASEITAKLKHVIEKL
- a CDS encoding heme-binding domain-containing protein, with amino-acid sequence MKILKIILLVLLVAFVGIQFMPTECNQSDVVPQTDFMEVNHVPEGIQKQLKVSCYDCHSNNTKYPWYNTIQPIAWFLEGHIKEGKGELNFNEWGSYSNRRKNSKLKSIISQIEDNKMPLKSYTFIHSNSIFTNTEKQEIIKYFNQLKDSLN